The Natronoarchaeum mannanilyticum genome includes the window CCCAAGATGGGGTCGGTCTGGACGCCCACCGAGGACGCCATGAACGCAGTGCTACAGGACGACGCCGACATCGACTCCCGATTCGATGAGGCGGCCGAGACAGTCCGTAGCAACTGGGAAGAGTAACCCAGCCACCAGAAATTTTTTATGAGCCTGTCTAGCGATTCCATCGATAGATCCTGGTTAAAGGACCGCCTACCGTCCTCCGAGGACAAGGCTGGCGCGTTAGTGCTACCGGGGCTTCTCGCCTACACCGGGTTCATGCTGTTCCCGTTGTTCTACCTGTTTTTCCTGTCGTTCACTAGCGCGCAAGCTCCCGAGGACCTCATCAACAACACCTGGACGTTCATCGCCCTCGACAACTACCTCAATCTGATTCAGGAGACGCAGTTCTGGCAGTCGATGGGGATCACCTGGCTGTTCGTGTTCTGTAGCATGACGATGAAGATCGGCTTCAGCATCTTCGTCGCGCTCGTGCTCACCCACGAACGGGTCAAGGGCAAGCGCTACATGCGCGCGATCGTGATCATCCCGCTCGGTCTGCCGGGGATCTTCAAGATCACCATCTGGCGGAGCATCTTCAGCAACGCGCGATTCGGGCTGGCGAACACGCTCTACATGAACACCATGGAGACGTTGGGCCAGAGTCCGGAACCGATACAGTGGCTGGCAAACCGCTGGCTGGCGTTCGCCAGCTACGTGGTCACCGAGCTGTGGCTCGCGTACCCGTTCATGGTGATCATCATCGTGAGCGCGCTGCAGGACGTCTCCGGAGAGCTCCACGACGCGGCGAAAGTCGACGGCGCGGGCTATCTCCACCGGTTCGTCCACGTGACGCTGCCCGCGATCAAGCGGCCGGTCTGGTTCGCGTCGATCCTGACCGCGGCCGCCTCGTTCCAGCAGTTCCTGGTTCCCTACGTGTTCAACGAAGGGGGTCCAGCGAGAAACAACGAACTGATCCTCGTGTACGGATACCGCGAGGCGTTCGTCCGAACGCCACAGAACATGGCGCTGGCGTCCGCGATCATGTTTAGCGCGCTGATCTTCATCGCGATGTTCATGTGGATCAACGTCAAGAAAGGCCGTCTCGCAGACGGGGTGCAGAACGCATGAGCATGCGACAATCCATCCTTCAGAACATCCGCGACGACATCGTCCACACGCTGCGCTGGCCGATTCGCGTCGCGGAGGACGTACAGAAGACGATCATCGGCCTCCGAGAAGGTCGAGTTACGTACAGAGACGTCGCGACGACGGCCCTGGCGTCGCTCTCGGCGCTCGTGTTCGTCGTCCTGCTGATGTTCCCGGTGTACTGGGTGATCAACTCCTCGATCGCCGCCGGAACGCCCGCGGCGAACCTCTACAGTCAGGGGATCTTCGCGTCACCCGCCGAGTGGAACCTCGAATCCTACGGGTGGCTCTGGGGCGAGTCTGACTTCTTCTTCGAGGACGGATACCCCGGTGGCGGCGCCGGGTTCGGCGAGATCTGGAACGCCTTCCTCGCCTCGAATCTCGCCAACAGCCTCCGGCTCTCGATCCCGACGGTCGTGTTCTCGTTCCTGTTGATCGTCCCCGGCGCGTACACGCTGTCGCGCCACGAGTTCACTGGGCGGAAACCGCTGCTGTACGGGTACGTGATGCTGACCCAGGTCGGCGGCGGGCTCAACATCGCGGCGCTGATCGCGCTGTACGTGGTGTTCAACGCGGCTGGCCTCACCAACAGCCACCTCGCGCTCGCGATGTTCTACGCGGCCGGCGCGGTGCCGTTCAACACCTGGCTGCTGAAGACGTTCATGGACAACATCCCCGAGTCCTACACCGAGGCGGCGCTGGTCGACGGCGCCTCTCGTCGTCGGATCGTCTGGGAGGTCATCCTTCCGCTGACGAAACCCGGCCTCGCGGTGGTGCTGATCTTCACGTTCCTCGCGGGATGGAACGAGTTCATCGTCGCCCAGCTGATGCTGAGCGCCGACAGCCACCCGCTCTCGGTGGGGCTGTACTCGCTCGTCGACGAGCGCGCCACGCCGTGGTCGCAGTTCGCGGCGTACGCGCTCACCTACGCGACGCCCGTGGCGCTGATCTACTTCTTCTCCCAGCGCTACGTGGAGAGCGGCCTGTCGTTCGGCGGCATGGAAGGGTAACCCCTTCCGTCGCGGCGTTTTTCTTCGAGCGGAGAGACCTACCGGACCCAAAAGGCACTTCTTACGCCGGGGCCTACCACGGGTAACCAATGGCGCACAGTCCCTCGCTTCCTGACCGCCCCCGGCTCGAACTCGACCCCGAGATGACCGACGAGGAACGGCTGGCGGCGCTTCGGGAGCACTACGCGGACATTCTCGACGTCAACGAGGAACTCACAGAACAGCTAGACGCCGCCGATCGCCGGCGCGAGGAACTCAGGGAGAAAGCCGAGAAGCTCGAACGCCAAAACGAGGCGCTCAAAACCTCCTCCCTGTACGTCGCGACGGTCGAGGAAGTGACCGACGAGGAGGTCGTCGTCAAACAGCACGGCAACAACCAGGAGGTGCTGACCGAGGTGTCGCCGTCGCTGGCCGACGACCTGGAGGCAGGCGACCGCGTCGCGGTCAACGATTCCTTTAGCATCCAGACGACGCTCGACCAGGAGACCGACGCGCGGGCCCAGGCGATGGAGGTCGACGAGTCGCCCGACGTCACCTACGCCGACATCGGCGGCATCGACGAGCAGATCCGGGAGGTCCGGGAGGCCGTCGAGCAGCCGCTGGTCGAGCCCGAGCGCTTCGAGGAGGCCGGTATCGACCCGCCCAGCGGCGTCCTGCTGCACGGGCCGCCGGGCACCGGCAAGACGATGCTCGCGAAGGCCGTCGCCAACGAGACCGACGCGACGTTCATC containing:
- a CDS encoding sugar ABC transporter permease, producing the protein MSLSSDSIDRSWLKDRLPSSEDKAGALVLPGLLAYTGFMLFPLFYLFFLSFTSAQAPEDLINNTWTFIALDNYLNLIQETQFWQSMGITWLFVFCSMTMKIGFSIFVALVLTHERVKGKRYMRAIVIIPLGLPGIFKITIWRSIFSNARFGLANTLYMNTMETLGQSPEPIQWLANRWLAFASYVVTELWLAYPFMVIIIVSALQDVSGELHDAAKVDGAGYLHRFVHVTLPAIKRPVWFASILTAAASFQQFLVPYVFNEGGPARNNELILVYGYREAFVRTPQNMALASAIMFSALIFIAMFMWINVKKGRLADGVQNA
- a CDS encoding sugar ABC transporter permease is translated as MSMRQSILQNIRDDIVHTLRWPIRVAEDVQKTIIGLREGRVTYRDVATTALASLSALVFVVLLMFPVYWVINSSIAAGTPAANLYSQGIFASPAEWNLESYGWLWGESDFFFEDGYPGGGAGFGEIWNAFLASNLANSLRLSIPTVVFSFLLIVPGAYTLSRHEFTGRKPLLYGYVMLTQVGGGLNIAALIALYVVFNAAGLTNSHLALAMFYAAGAVPFNTWLLKTFMDNIPESYTEAALVDGASRRRIVWEVILPLTKPGLAVVLIFTFLAGWNEFIVAQLMLSADSHPLSVGLYSLVDERATPWSQFAAYALTYATPVALIYFFSQRYVESGLSFGGMEG
- the pan2 gene encoding proteasome-activating nucleotidase Pan2 → MAHSPSLPDRPRLELDPEMTDEERLAALREHYADILDVNEELTEQLDAADRRREELREKAEKLERQNEALKTSSLYVATVEEVTDEEVVVKQHGNNQEVLTEVSPSLADDLEAGDRVAVNDSFSIQTTLDQETDARAQAMEVDESPDVTYADIGGIDEQIREVREAVEQPLVEPERFEEAGIDPPSGVLLHGPPGTGKTMLAKAVANETDATFIKMAGSELVRKFIGEGSRLVRDLFELATEREPSIIFIDEIDAIAAKRTESKTSGDAEVQRTMMQLLSEMDGFETRGEVRIIAATNRFDMLDRAILRPGRFDRLIEVPEPDFDGREQILQIHTRDMNLSDDLDFTTLASRTEGKSGAELESLATEAGMFAIREGRTEVRMQDFEEAMEKLEEDDEAGDQIASAGYADYAY